From Bombus huntii isolate Logan2020A chromosome 4, iyBomHunt1.1, whole genome shotgun sequence, one genomic window encodes:
- the LOC126865251 gene encoding surfeit locus protein 6 homolog isoform X2, which translates to MQLKMSEPFNQNAVKQLLLQENEFISNIFSKMPLPMSELVSDDKNKLVTHKKKNMSKGGKKKRAQTFEELQAKLEGLKNVKRLGYKEKQLKKNLKTRMKKMSKKKERIMQKKLVKIEQNGDTLSNIKEEDSEVPKVPRPKPVFNSEGKMVFSKFDFSEIGTRKKLPKKDAKKMLLELKQKKEKLKAMEQSGEKERVEEIKEKDAWQTALAKAGGEKVKNDIDLLKRTLKRKENKKRQSAKKWESRLDNVQKGIREKQEKRQDNIMKRKKEKKMHKLKKAAKRGRIIPGF; encoded by the exons ATGCAATTAAAAATGTCAGAACCATTTAATCAAAATGCTGTGAAGCAATTATTGCTGCAAGAAAATGAGTTCATTtcgaatatattttcaaaaatgccATTGCCTATGTCTGAATTAG TTTCAGATGACAAGAATAAATTAGTTACACACAAGAAAAAGAACATGTCAAAAG gcggaaagaaaaagagggcACAAACATTTGAGGAGTTACAAGCTAAATTGGAGGGATTAAAGAATGTTAAACGATTGGGATATaaagaaaagcaattaaaaaaaaatttgaaaaccagaatgaaaaaaatgtcaaagaaaaaagaacggaTAATGCAAAAGAAACTAGTAAAAATAGAGCAAAATGGGGATACTTTGTCTaacataaaagaagaagatagtGAAGTACCAAAGGTTCCAAGACCAAAGCCTGTGTTTAATTCAGAAGGCAAAATGGTATTCAGTAAATTTGATTTTTCTGAAATTGGAACAAGAAAAAAACTGCCTAAAAAGGATGCAAAAAAGATGTTACTAGAgttgaaacaaaaaaaagaaaagttaaaAGCAATGGAACAATCAggtgaaaaagaaagagtggaagaaattaaagaaaaggATGCATGGCAGACTGCCCTGGCAAAAGCTGGTGGTGAGAAG GTGAAAAATGATATAGATTTACTTAAGCGAAcattaaaaaggaaagaaaataaaaaaagacagAGTGCTAAAAAATGGGAATCTAGGTTAGACAATGTACAGAAAGGAATTcgagaaaaacaagaaaaaagacaGGATAACATTatgaagagaaagaaagagaaaaagatgcataaattaaaaaaagcgGCTAAAAGGGGACGGATTATACCTGGATtttaa
- the LOC126865251 gene encoding surfeit locus protein 6 homolog isoform X1: MQLKMSEPFNQNAVKQLLLQENEFISNIFSKMPLPMSELVSDDKNKLVTHKKKNMSKDNIVPNLSGKKKRAQTFEELQAKLEGLKNVKRLGYKEKQLKKNLKTRMKKMSKKKERIMQKKLVKIEQNGDTLSNIKEEDSEVPKVPRPKPVFNSEGKMVFSKFDFSEIGTRKKLPKKDAKKMLLELKQKKEKLKAMEQSGEKERVEEIKEKDAWQTALAKAGGEKVKNDIDLLKRTLKRKENKKRQSAKKWESRLDNVQKGIREKQEKRQDNIMKRKKEKKMHKLKKAAKRGRIIPGF; this comes from the exons ATGCAATTAAAAATGTCAGAACCATTTAATCAAAATGCTGTGAAGCAATTATTGCTGCAAGAAAATGAGTTCATTtcgaatatattttcaaaaatgccATTGCCTATGTCTGAATTAG TTTCAGATGACAAGAATAAATTAGTTACACACAAGAAAAAGAACATGTCAAAAG ATAATATTGTTCCAAATTTAAgcggaaagaaaaagagggcACAAACATTTGAGGAGTTACAAGCTAAATTGGAGGGATTAAAGAATGTTAAACGATTGGGATATaaagaaaagcaattaaaaaaaaatttgaaaaccagaatgaaaaaaatgtcaaagaaaaaagaacggaTAATGCAAAAGAAACTAGTAAAAATAGAGCAAAATGGGGATACTTTGTCTaacataaaagaagaagatagtGAAGTACCAAAGGTTCCAAGACCAAAGCCTGTGTTTAATTCAGAAGGCAAAATGGTATTCAGTAAATTTGATTTTTCTGAAATTGGAACAAGAAAAAAACTGCCTAAAAAGGATGCAAAAAAGATGTTACTAGAgttgaaacaaaaaaaagaaaagttaaaAGCAATGGAACAATCAggtgaaaaagaaagagtggaagaaattaaagaaaaggATGCATGGCAGACTGCCCTGGCAAAAGCTGGTGGTGAGAAG GTGAAAAATGATATAGATTTACTTAAGCGAAcattaaaaaggaaagaaaataaaaaaagacagAGTGCTAAAAAATGGGAATCTAGGTTAGACAATGTACAGAAAGGAATTcgagaaaaacaagaaaaaagacaGGATAACATTatgaagagaaagaaagagaaaaagatgcataaattaaaaaaagcgGCTAAAAGGGGACGGATTATACCTGGATtttaa
- the LOC126865250 gene encoding uncharacterized protein LOC126865250, with protein sequence MDHEKYYDKKSDGSYVIHFLNKKGLNLQEVNKKFSVFGKVLSVDDNGKANELCFIKYGTVEDAIKCIDGFKNDKSIKILPHIHKINNNNGKRLSRNNTTGKISHSRKKRTSNQDSSKHCSEKSNLISNFSPIKQFKDTETDCQSGANISKSLSSDSNFNNDMVDDKDSVDRSPPKQISSSKHISKYINLQRIASNSSISLGVTNGNVKESKKIFDETEIPALMSIDQKYMQNGKIIPSSSKIIPAKEIIVANVNPSLSIHYILHLFNKFNPIAVSSMMLIPETGISYCYVYYETYSEAYATMKEFDMYHLHGRKLIVLTTSELMKEISLL encoded by the coding sequence atggatcatgaaaaatattacgaCAAAAAATCAGATGGAAGCTATGTTAtacattttcttaataaaaagGGATTAAATTTGCAAGAGGTTAATAAAAAGTTTTCTGTTTTTGGCAAAGTTTTATCTGTGGATGATAATGGAAAAGCTAATgaattatgttttataaaatatggaACAGTTGAAGATGCGATAAAATGCATTGATGGCTTTAAAAATGACAAATCTATCAAGATTTTGCcacatatacataaaataaataataataatggaaAGCGTTTGAGCCGTAATAATACTACAGGCAAAATATCGCACagtagaaaaaaaagaacatcTAATCAAGATTCTTCTAAACATTGTTCTGAGAAAAGTAATCTCATTAGTAATTTCTCACCAATAAAACAGTTTAAAGACACAGAAACGGACTGCCAATCCGGTGCTAATATATCAAAATCATTATCTAGCGATAGCAACTTTAATAATGATATGGTAGATGATAAAGACAGCGTTGATCGTTCTCCTCCTAAACAAATATCATCTTCAaaacatatttcaaaatatataaaccTACAAAGAATTGCATCAAATAGTTCAATTTCATTAGGAGTTACTAATGGAAATGTAAAAGAATCGAAAAAGATATTTGATGAAACAGAGATTCCAGCTTTGATGTCTATTGATCAAAAATATATGCAAAATGGTAAAATCATTCCATCATCCTCAAAAATTATTCCAGCAAAAGAAATAATCGTAGCTAATGTCAATCCAAGTTTAagtatacattatatattacatcTTTTTAACAAGTTTAATCCAATAGCGGTATCATCTATGATGCTAATACCAGAAACTGGTATATCATACTGCTATGTTTATTATGAAACATACAGTGAAGCATATGCAACTATGAAAGAATTTGACATGTATCATCTACATGGAAGGAAGCTGATTGTTTTAACAACAAGTGAATTGATGAAAGAGATCTCTTTATTATAA